The window CAAGAAGCTGATGGGAGACCAAGACAACATCTTGGAGAACCTTATCGCCTATGTCGATGCCTTCTCCCCCGCCGTGCGCGATATCTTCGAGTGTTTCGACTTCCACACCCAGGCCCAGCGTTTGGAAAAGGCGAACCTGCTGTATCTCGTTACCGAAAAATTCGCCAACATCGATCTCCATCCGGAAGTGGTCCCCAACGAGCAGATGGGGCACGTCTTCGAGGAACTGATTCGCAAGTTCGCCGAAATCTCCAACGAGACTGCAGGGGAACACTTCACCCCGCGCGAAGTGATTCGCTTGATGGTCAACCTCCTCTTCATCGAAGACGATCAGGCCCTCACCAAGCCGGGCATCGTCCGCAGCATCTACGACCCCACGGCCGGCACCGGGGGGATGCTTTCGACCGCTCAAGATCACCTGGCCGAACAAAACCCTGAGGCCCGCCTGGTGATGTATGGGCAAGAGCTCAACGCCGAGTCGTACGCCATCTGCAAGGCCGACATGCTGATCAAGGGGCAAGATGTCAGCCACATTGTGCACGGCAACACCTTGTCGGAAGATGGCCTGCCGGGGCAGCAGTTCGACTATATGCTTTCCAATCCTCCCTTCGGCGTCGAATGGAAGAAGATTCAAAAGGAAATCAAGAAAGAACACGAGCAGCAAGGCTACAACGGTCGCTTCGGTCCTGGCCTGCCGCGGGTCAGCGACGGCTCGCTGCTGTTCCTGCTGCACCTTATCTCCAAAATGCGGCCAGCCCAGGATGGGGGCAGCCGGTTTGGCATCGTACTGAATGGGTCTCCCCTGTTCACCGGTGGGGCAGGCAGTGGCGAAAGCGAGATCCGCCGCTACGTGCTGGAAAACGACCTGTTGGAAGCGATCATCGGGCTGCCGACCGATATGTTTTACAACACCGGCATCAGCACCTACGTCTGGATTGTCACCAACCGCAAGCCGCAGCATCGCCAAGGGAAGGTCCAACTGATCGACGCCAGCGGCATGTGGCAGAAGATGCGGAAGAGCCTGGGGAGCAAGCGGAAGGAGCTTTCCGACGACCATATCGACGAGATCACCCGCCTGTTCGGCAAAGCGCAGCCGCACAGCACCAAGGACGCCGACGGGCACACCATCCCTATCAGCCGCATCTTCAAGAACGAAGAGTTCGGCTACCACACCATCACCGTCGAACGCCCCGAGCGGGACGAGGCGGGCAACGTCGTGAAGGAAACCCGCGGCAAAAAGAAAGGCCAGCCGAAGCCAGACACCAGCCTCCGCGATACCGAAGAAGTCCCCCTGGGTCAAGACATCGAAGCCTACTTCCAGCGGGAAGTCCTACCCCATGTGCCCGATGCCTGGATCGACGAAGAAAAGACCAAAATCGGCTACGAAATCCCCTTCAACCGCCACTTCTACGTCTTCAAGCCACCGCGAGAACTGGCCGAGATTGACGCGGAGTTGAAAGAGGTGACCGACCGAATTGTGAAGATGATTGGGGGGCTTTCGCAGTGAGTTTGAAGAAGTATCCTATATATGTGTCCAGCGATTCTTGGCAGGGAGATGTACCGTCTCATTGGCGAAAAACCTCATTAAAATACCTGGGAGAGTATCAAAACGGTTACGCATTCAAACCAACGGACTGGGGTGAGATTGGTCGTCCAATTATTAGGATCGCCCAACTAACGAGCGATGCTGCCCCGAATCTGTTTGCTGGAAAACTCGATGAGAAATTGAAAGTTGAAGATGGCGACCTCCTCTTTTCATGGTCTGCTACGATTGACACTTATATTTGGAGTTCGGGGCCCAGTTGGCTCAATCAGCACATCTTCAAAGTCACGCCATCCGCTGACGCAAATAAGAAATTTCTATTCTATTTGATTAAGCACGTAGCACCAAAGCTCGCCGATGTAGATGCGCACGGGAGCACAATGAGACATATCAAGAAGGAAGATCTTGGGGAACGCGTTTACGTACCAGATATCGAAGAACAAGAAGCCATCGCCAAGTTCCTCGATGCCGAGACCTCGAAGATCGACGCGTTGGTGGCCGAGCAGCGGCGGCTGATTGAGCTGCTCGCCGAAAAGCGTCAGGCGGTCATCAGCCACGCCGTCACCAAAGGCCTCGACCCCCACGTGCGGATGAAACCCTCCGGGATCGAATGGCTGGGGGATGTGCCTGAGCATTGGGAGGTGAAGAAGATCAAACATTCCGTACTTTCAATAGAACAAGGGTGGAGCCCTCAATGTGAAAATGACCCAGTGGATTCGGAGAAACAATGGGGAGTTTTAAAGGTAGGGTGTGTCAATTACGGCAAGTTTAATGCAGATGAAAATAAGGCTCTGCCAACTGATCTTGAGGCGAAGCCTGAGTTGTCAATCGTTCAAGGCGACTTGTTGATATCGAGGGCCAATACAATCGAACTCGTCGGCAGTGCTGCCGTGGCGGAGCGAGATTATCCAAACCTAATGTTGTGCGATAAACTCTATCGCTTGCGTCTAAACTTAAATGTTCTGTTACCTCAGTTTCTTTGCCACTTTTTGACCTCCGAACTGGCTAGAGAACCGATCGAACTCGGCGCCTCGGGCGCTAGTCCATCTATGAAGAATATCGCCCAATCAGTAATTACAGATCTGTATTTCGCTGCCCCAGATATCGCAGAGCAGCGCAGGATCCTCGATTCACTGGGATCAACGCTATCGGAGTTAGACCACTTAGCATTACAAGTGGATCAGTCGATAGCCCTCCTCCAAGAACGCCGCACCGCCCTCATCTCGGCAGCCGTAACTGGCAAGATTGACGTTCGTGAATTTGCTAGTGAGGAGACGGTCTGATGACCAGTGATCAACTGAATGATCAGAATCGCGATCACGAACCGGACTGGTTCAAATATGGATGGCAGATCTCGTTAGTGGTTATCGCTGCATTCGTAATTCTTGCCGGCCTGCAGTTTACCATGATAGCGACTGTTCAATGGCTCTTTGAGAGAGATGATATAACCGCGTTTGGTATCTCTGGGGATTTCTTCGGTGCCATCAATGCCCTTTTCTCTGCCTTGGCGTTTGCAGCCATCATCATCACGTTGTGGATGCAAAAGTACGAGTTATCTCAACAACGTGAAGAATTGGAGATGACACGCGGAGTGATGGTGCAACAGCAGCAGGAGATGAGGGAGCAAAACGAATTGCTTGGGAAGCAGCGATTTGAAACGACTTTTTTTCGGATGCTTGAGTTACATGGCCAAGTTGTTGAGACTCTACGGACAACTGACAATGCAAATTTTGGGCGTTCCGTTGTTGACGATATGGTTGAGTCAATACTCCGATTTGTTTACGCCAACGAAGGTGATCCAGGCCTAACAGTTGAATCAAGCATCAGTGCTTATGAACAGTGGTACCAACGCAATGAATCAGCAATTGGGCATTACTTTCGGACCCTCTACAACATTTTGAGCTTTGTCTCTGACCAGCAGATTAAAGACGAGAAAACATACACACGATTAGTTCGTGCCCAGTTATCCAGTAGCGAACTTCAATTGTTAATGTTCAATGCCCTGGGGAGACGAGGGCGAGATAAATTCAAGCCACTTATTGAGAAGTACACGATTCTAAAACATCTACCTCAGGACGATATACTCGATCTTCTTCGCCCAGAATTCAAACCTACTGCGTTTGAAAGTATGGACAACAGTTCAAATGAGTGACATCAAACTATTCCGCACCGATGGCCAGCACGTGACGCAGTTGGAAGGGCAATCGGTGGCCCTCGAAAAGTCGCTACAGACACTGATCGAGCGGCACCTGGATGTGTTTTTGGGGGTTAGCTTTCTGGCCTCGGAGTACTCGACCGGCAAGACGCACGGCGGGCGGATCGATACGCTAGGGATCGACGAAAACGGCTGCCCCTGCATCATCGAATACAAACGGGCCAGCAACGAAAACGTGATCAACCAAGGGCTGTTCTACCTAGACTGGCTGCTGGACCACAAAGGAGAGTTCGAACTGCTGGTCCTGAAGACCCTGGGAGCCACGGAGGCCGACAGCATCGAATGGTCCGGGCCACGGCTGTTGTGCATCGCCGGCAGCTTCACCAAGTACGACAGCCACGCCGTCCAGCAAATCAACCGCAACATCGAGCTCATCCGCTACCTCCGCTTCGGCGAAGAGTTTTTGTTGTTGGACATGGTCAACGCAGTGCAGGCAACCGGTTCAATTGAGGACGAGGTGGTTATCGCGCCCGGCAAGCCAAAGGCCAAGACCCGCGATAAGATGGTCAGCGAACAACTGGCTGACGCTTCGACCGATCTTTTGGACCTGTATGAACAGTTGAAAGCGACCTGCCTCAGCTTCGGCGACGATGTACAAGTCAAGGTATTGAAGCTATACGTCGCATTCAAACGCCTGAAGAACTTCGTGACGGTCGACGGGCGAGCAGCCTCAGGGATGCTCAACCTATACGTGAAGGTCGACCCACAGACCGTAGACCTGGAAGAAGGCTTCACCCGCGACGTCACCAACATCGGACACTGGGGTACAGGTGACCTGGAAATCGTACTGAGAAACCAAGACGACCTGGCTAAAGCCCTACCCCTTTTGCAGGCCAGTTATGAAGGATCGTAGCTCATGAACCTCCATACCGAAATCAAACTCGAAGACGAGATCTGCGAACACCTGGCCGCAAGCGGTTGGCTGTACGAGGCCAAGGACGCGGCTGGGTACGATCGGCAGTTGGCCCTCTTTCCGGCGGATGTTATCGCGTGGGTGAAGCAGACGCAGCCGGAGGCGTGGGAGCGGTTAGAGAAGAACCACGGCGCTGCGGCGGAAGCGAACTTGCTAAAACGCCTGCGGGGGGCACTCGACCAAAGCGGGACGCTCGATGTGCTGCGGTTTGGGTTCGATGTGCTGGGGTTATCGCAGCCGCTGAAGATGGCCCAGTTCAAGCCGGCCCTGGCAATGAACCCCGACATTGTGAAGCGGTTCGAGGCGAATCGCCTGCGGGTGGTGCGCCAGGTGAGGTACTCGCTGAGCAATGAGAACAGCATCGACCTGGTGTTGTTCTTAAATGGTATCCCGATCGCGACGGCGGAACTGAAGACCGACAACACGCAGAGCCTGGAAGATGCGGTTTATCAGTATAAGAAAGACCGCGACCCGGCCCCCAAAGGAAAGCCAGCGGAACCGCTACTGAAGTTCCCTTCTGGGGCGCTGGTTCATTTTGCCGTGAGCAGCAGCCGCGTGAAGATGACCACCAAGCTGGACGGCCTGAAGACTTTCTTCCTGCCTTTCGATCTGGGAGACGACGGCGGCGCTGGCAACCCGCTGAACCCCCAGGGGCACCGCACGGCGTACCTGTGGGAAGAGGTTTGGCAGCGAGATAGCCTGTTGGAGATTCTAGGCCGTTACATGGTGGCCGAGCTTGATAAGAAGAAGCAGATCGCCAAGTTGATCTTTCCGCGCTACCACCAGTTGGCTGTGACGCGGAAGCTGAAAGAAGCCGTGCTGGAAGAAGGCCCTGGGCACAAGTACCTGATTCAGCACTCGGCGGGCTCAGGCAAGACGAACTCGATCGCGTGGAGTGCCCACTTCCTGGCCGACCTGCACGATGCGGACAACCGGAAGGTGTTTGACACGGTGATTGTGGTTTCTGATCGGAAGGTGATCGACGGGCAACTGCAAGACGTGATCGACAGCTTCGAGCGTACCAAAGGAATTGTGGCGACGATCAAAGGAGACAAGGGAAGCAAGAGCGGCGAACTGGCCGAAGCGCTCTCGGGTAGCAAGAAGGTGGTGGTCTGTACCATCCAGACGTTCCCTTTCGCCCTGGAAGAGGTCCGCCGGCTCTCGGCTTCGGAAGGGAAACGTTTTGCGGTGATCGCCGACGAAGCCCACAGCAGCCAAACGGGCGAGGCAGCCTCGAAGCTGAAGCAGGTTCTCTCTGCTGAGGAACAGCAGGAAATGGAAGATACCGGCACGATCAGCAGCGAAGACGTGTTGGCCGCCGAGATGGCATCGCGGGCCAGTGATAAGGGGATCACTTACGTGGCCTTCACCGCGACCCCCAAAGCGAAAACGTTGGAGCTGTTCGGCCGCTTGCCTGATCCGACTAAGCCAGGCGGCGAAGGGAACCTACCGCAGCCGTTTCATGTTTATTCAATGCAGCAGGCGATCGAAGAAGGCTTTATTCTCGATGTGCTGAAGAACTACACGTCGTACAAGGTCGCCTTCAAGCTGGCCAACGCCGGCAAAGAGTTCGCCGATTCCGAAGTCGAACGCAGCACAGCCACCCGCGAGCTAATGAACTGGGTGCGGCTCCATCCGCACAATATCTCGCAGAAGGTCCAGATCGTGGTAGAGCACTTCCGCGAGACGGTTCAACCACTGCTCGGCGGCAAGGCCAAAGCCATGGTCGTGGTCGGAAGCCGTGTGGAAGCGGTCCGCTGGCAACTGGCCATCAACCGCTACATCCAAGAGCAAGGCTACCCTCTGCGGACACTGGTGGCGTTCTCGGGCGAAGTCGACGATAAAGACTCGGCCCCCGAACCACTGAAAGAAAATAGTTCTCTGCTAAACCCAGACCTCAACGGCCGCGATATTCGTGAAGCGTTCAAGGAAGACATCTACCAGATATTGTTGGTGGCCAGCAAGTTTCAAACCGGCTTCGATCAGCCGCTGCTGTGTGGCATGTACATCGACAAACGCCTGGCCGGCATTCAAGCAGTGCAGACTCTTTCGCGGTTGAATCGCTGCTACCCCGGCAAAGAGGATACATTCATCCTCGATTTCGTGAACGAGCCCGACGAGATCCTGGCGGCGTTTAAGACGTACTACACCACCGCCGAGCTCTCTGGCGTGACCGACCCGGAGTTGATTCTGACCTTGCGGGCCAAATTGGATGCGCTCGGATACTACGACGAGTACGAGATCCAGCGCGTGGTGAAAGTGGTCCTCGACCCCAAGGCGAAGCAGAAACAGTTAGAAGCGGCCATTACGCCGGTCGCCGATCGCTTACTGAAGCGGTTTAGCGCGGCCAAGGAAGCCTATAAACAGGCCACCGAAGCGAAGGACGAAAAGGCCGCCGAAGAAGCCAAGGACACGATGGAAGCGTTGATGATGTTCCGTGGCGACATTGGCACCTACGTCCGGGCCTACACGTTCCTTTCGCAGATCTTTGATTACGGCAACACCGACTTCGAGAAGCGGGCCATCTTCTTCAAGCAGTTGGTTAGGCTTCTGAAATTCGGCCGCGAGCGCGAAGGGGTCGACCTGTCCGAAGTCACAATGACCCACCACCGGCTATGGAACAAGGGAAAGAGAAGCTTAGGGCTTTCAGCTCATGACGCACCGAAGCTAGACCCACTCACCGAAGCGGGCAGTGGATCGGTTCAAGAGAAAGAAAAGGCCCTGCTGAGTGAGATCATTGAAAAGTTGAATGACCTTTTCGGCGCTGACACGACCGACGGGGACCAACTTTCCTACGCCAATACCGTCGCCGAGAAGGCCCTGGAATCGGAGACCTTACAGAAGCAGGCCGCCAACAACTCGAAAGAGCAATTCGCCAACTCGCCTGACCTGGGCTCCGAGATTATGGAAGCGATCATGGAAAGTATGGAGGTTCAAGAGGAGTTGAGCAAACGAGCGCTGGGCTCCCCAGCCATCCAAGCTGGGCTGCAGCGGATCTTGCTGGAAAAGCTAGGGCTGTATGAAAAGCTGCGGGAACGGGCCAAGGCGGGATAGCTGATCGAACGTCAACATTGCTATTTGAGCTCACTCTTCGTGCAATCCGCGGCGACGCGTTTGGGGCTCCTTTCTCGATCTAACTTAGAATTACATTGAATTGCCTAAAATCGTTTGAGGTTTCAGCCGAACCAATGGGTGAACGACGCTATAGAAAATTCGATCGTGATGGGGTTCACTCTTTTGGTGAGGTCGTTATCTTCCTGGGAAGCTTACCCGACCGGCGAAAAAGGAACCCAGTAAAAACCTTGGTTGGCGTTGGATGCTGAAATCCAGGCAACGCGACGGTAGTATGATCCGTCATAGCGACTGCGTCCTGGTCCTATTTGGCATAGTTACATAATAAGGCATCCACCCGGACTGATTGCAAAGTCCGACGCAACAAGTCACCCCATCACACTCACTTGGCATTAGAGAAGGCTTTCTTCTTTTCTTTTATGTAGCCAAGAGGAAGTCGCTACGCACTGACATTTGCTAAATAGGGATTAAGTTCGATGCTCGCCGCGTATGTTTTAACCAGGGAGGCCAGGCCAGTTATTAGCTTTGCTGGAGCAGATTCAGATCGCAAGGTAACGTGGTTCACGACTCCACCATGACAAAGATTAGTCACTCTGCCAGGCTGAAGGTGACTCTTGGCTGGAACACTGCTTGGCGAGATCTAGCAACTCACGAAGGTGATTATTTGAGAGCTGAGGAATCAGAGAGAGGAGTTCCTCGACCACGGCGCTCATGGGAGCGGATGAAGGCTGCACTGCGCGTAAATCTGCGTCAAAAGCGTTCTCGATTTGCACTAAGTCCTGAATAGAAAGCAGGTTACTCGAATCACTTAAAGTCCTGCCTGGCCTACTTTTCTGTCTTGCGTAAACTCGCTGGATTTTGCTTCGCCCCGTAATTTAGGGGCTTTGTTTTGTTCTGGGGTCAAACTTCGACGAGTCGTTGCGAGACCCCGCGTGCACTGACTGCGCCGGATTCTGCGCCGCTTTCTTGGCCGGCTCATCGGTGCGTTTCAGGGCCTTAGCAAAGTGGTCGTCGGTCACCTGCCAATAGTGATTCCGGGCCACTTTCACGCTATGACCAATCCAGGCCGTCGCCACGTGCTCGGGGTACTCGTCGGCGAGCTCGGTCGCCCGACTGGCCCGCATGTTCTGGAAGAGCTTCTCCCAGGGCTGTACACTCGCCTTTCTCAGAATGCGTAAGAACTGAGTCCGTAAATTGGCATTGGAGTCCCGATATCGATTGATCAGGTGCTTCTGGCCATCGTCCAGCAGTTCGCATCCGTCTTGCTGGTACGGTTCCAACTCCGGGAAGATTGGGATGATTCGATAAGCCTTGCCGGCGTGGTGCTCGGCATACGCGGTCTTTTTGATCGCTTCGGCGAGCGTTGGCAGTTCGCGGTAGAAGGTCAAGACCTTGTCGGCCGATGGTTGGCAGCGTTTCCGATAGTCCCGTACGATCGCAGAATAGCTATCGAGCTGTGCTTCGTTGTCTCCCGGACCGCAGCCGCCCTTCTTCTTTCGAGCTGGCTTGCAGATGTCATTCGGTTTTGTGGGACGTCTGGTCATCGGAATCGTAGCTCATCGAACGGCTGAAAAAGTCCTAATCGTTTCCCTCGTCTGCTGCGTCTCGGTGAACTTCGCTTAACGTTGCTCCTGACTTATCTTTCCATTCCGTCCAACCGTTGGCACTAGCCCCCAGAACTACCTGGGCTGCGGCGCTGGGGGATGGGAACAGGTAGTCCTGCAAATAGACATAAACGCCGTCCCGCTCTTCGATCACGCCAGAATCGAGCAGACGCTGTCGATTCGATTTGACCGAATCGGGCGCCGACGGCGTCAACTCAATCCGCGACTTGCTCCCCTCTCGGACAACAAACCCATCTTCCACCAGTTCCCCCGAGCCATCGCACCCGCAAACTCGGCAACAGCGGAATAACTTCGCAATCATTGCGGATCGATGCGAAGTCCCGCTAAAATAGCAAGCTTTTCCTACTCTCGCTACCGCCTAAGGGACCCCACTTCAGGATGATCACCGGGACCGTTAAATCACAAGTCGATAAAATCTGGAACGCCTTTTGGTCAGGCGGGATCTCCAACGGGCTGACCGTGATCGAGCAGGTTACCTATCTGCTGTTTGCTCGGCGGTTGGACGAGCTTCAGTTGAACAAGGAGAACCAGGCTAATCTCACCGGCGAGCCGATCGAAGATCCGATCTTCACGAAGAAGCAGCAGCGTTTGCGGTGGTCGCAGTTCAAGGACCTGGACCCGGAAACGAAGTACACCCTCTTTCGGGACGAAGTCTTTCCCTTTATCAAGTCGCTCAACAGCCGCGACGATAGCGCCTACGCCAAGTTCATGAAGGATGCCGTCTTTGTCATTCCTTCGCCGTCGCTGCTGGACCGGGTGGTCGACATGCTCGACGCCATCCCCATGGAAGACCGCGACACGAAGGGGGATTTGTACGAGTACCTGCTGTCGAACCTTCAGCACCAGGGACGCAATGGACAGTTTCGTACGCCGCGGCATATCATCAAGATGATTGTCGAATTGGTCGATCCGCAGCCGACCGATATCATCGCCGACCCAGCCAGCGGGACGTGTGGGTTTCTGGTGGCTGCTGGCGAGTACCTCCGCGAACATCACGCCAAGCTGTTCCACAATAAGAAGCAGAAAGAGCATTTCCGCAGCGGCATGTTCCACGGTATGGACTTCGATGCCTCGATGCTGCGGATCGGGGCGATGAATCTGATGCTGCACGGGGTCGAGAACCCTGACATCAAAGATCTCGATGCCTTGTCGCAGGATGGGGCCGAGATTCGCGATCGTTACACCATCGTCCTGGCCAATCCGCCCTTCAAGGGTTCGCTCAATTACGAAGAGGTCGCCAAAGATCTACTTCAGGTTGCCAAGACGAAGAAGACCGAACTGTTGTTCGTCGCCTTGTTCCTGGCCCAACTGAAGACCGGCGGGCGGTGTGCCTGTATCGTGCCGGACGGGGTACTGTTTGGCAGCAGCAAGGCGCATAAGGATCTGCGGCAGGAACTGGTCGAAGGGCAAAAGCTCGACGGCGTGATCAGCATGCCCAGCGGGGTGTTCAAGCCGTACGCCGGGGTCTCGACCGCCGTGCTGATCTTCACCAAGACCAACTCGGGCGGGACCGATCACGTCTGGTTTTACGACATGGACGCCGACGGTTTCAGCCTAGATGACAAGCGTGATCCGGTCGACCAGAACGACATCCCCGACGTGGTTGCCCGTTGGAAGAAGAAAGACCCCAAACAGGACACCAACCGCCAGGCCAAAGCGTTCTTCGTCCCCAAGCAGGAGATCGTCGACGCCAAGTACGACCTATCGATCAACCGCTACAAGGAAGTCGCCTACGAGGAAGTCGAGTACGACCCGCCCGAGGTGATTCTGGATGAGTTGGAGCAGTTGGAAGCGGAGATTGTTGGTGATTTGAAGACGCTGCGGGGTATGTTGGGATGAAATTACCTGCCGGTTGGACAAGATCAACGCTGGGCGATTTGTGCCGAACGAAGCCCAATAACGGAATCTTCCGAAAGAACGCGGAATATGAATCTAACGGCGAAGGTATGCCCGTCGTTTGGGTTAAAGAATTGTTTCGAGGAAATCAGATCGATGTAGAAGGTTCGCGTCGCGTCAAGGCAACGGCACAGGAGGTGAATAAGTATGGCCTCAAATATGGTGATGTCCTGTTCTGTCGGTCTTCTCTAAACGTAGATGGAATTGCGTTCAATAACGTCTATCTGGGAGATGATGACAAAGCTCTTTTTGAATGCCACTTGATTCGCGTTTCACCTGATCTTGCGCGAGTGTTTCCGCCTTACTTGAATTTGCTGTTGAGGAGCCCTAGCCTTCGAGCAATTGCAATTAGCAATGCCAACACCGCTACGATGACAACGATCGACCAGGCTGCTCTTTGTCGAATTGAAGTCGACCTCCCCCCTCTCCCCGAGCAGCGCCGGATTGCCGCCATTCTCGATCAGGCGGATGCCATCCGGCGGAAACGGCAGAAGGCGATCGAGCTGACCGAGAAGTTCCTGAAGTCAGCCTTCCTGGAGATGTTCGGGGATCCGGTGACGAATCCGAAGGGATGGAAAACAGTCAACCTGGATAGCATCGCCGATATTCAATCCGGCGTTACCAAGGGGCGGCGGTTCAATGGGAAAGAGACCGTGCACGTTCCGTACATGCGAGTCGCCAACGTGCAGGATGGTCGAATCGTACTTGATGAAGTCAAAGAGATTGAAGTGCTTCCGTCGGACGTTGAAAAGTATCTACTCCAGAAGGGAGATGTACTTTTAACGGAAGGTGGAGACTTCGATAAACTTGGGCGTGGTGCTGTATGGCATGCAGAAATTGCGAATTGCATTCATCAAAATCATATCTTTCGCGTAAGGCCTCGCGATGGGGTAATTTCGCCCGAGTACGCAAGCGCTTTAATCGGAAGCGGATATGGAAAGCGCTACTTTCTGCGAGCAGCCAAGCAAACTACGGGGATCGCGACTATCAATAAAGGGCAACTCGTGGAGTTTCCTGTGCTTTTACCTCCGTACAAGAAGCAACTTGAATACGAAGAACTCGTTGAAACTTACAGAGCTTTAGTTTCACGTAGCGAGCACACCGCGAAAGTTGAACACAACCTTTTCAACTCCCTAGTCCAACGCGCCTTCCGCGGAGAACTCTCCCCCGTCGAGGTCCCCTGATATGCCTTCCAACTTCGACTTTCTGCTGCCTGACTGGTCACCCCTGCATGAAGATGCGATGCAGGTAGAGGTGAACGCATTGACCGCGCCGCGGACGTGTGCGTTTTATGCGCGGCGGACGATGGAGCTGGCGATCAAGTGGATGTATGCCCACGACAGTTATCTGCACATGCCGTATCAGGATAACTTGTCGGCGCTGATCCACGAGCAGACCTTCAAGGATACGCTGGCCCCGGGGCTGTTCACGCAACTGAAGATGATCCAGAGCCTGGGCAACATGGCCGTGCACAGCAATGCGGCGGTCAACGCCAAGGATACGCTGATCGTCACGCGTTCGCTGCACCTGTTTCTCAGCTGGCTGGCCAAAGCTTACACCAAGGCCGGCAGCGTCCCGCCGTTCAACGCCGACCTGCTGCCCCGGCCGGAAGATGCTACGGCCCTGGCCGACCAGAATGCCGAGCAGCTGCAAGCCCTGCAGGGCAAATTGGCCGCCAAGGATGAGGCGTACCTCGCTTCGCTGAACAAGCTGGCCGCGACCGAGCAGGAGGTCGCCAAGCTGAAGGCCGAGATCCAGAAGATCAAAGCCGAGAATAAGAAGTCGATTGCCGACGAGGATTACACCGAGGAAGCAACCCGCGACCTTTTTATCGACTTGATGCTGCGGGAAGCCGGCTGGAACTTGGAAGCCGACAACGTGTTGGAATACGAAGTCGCCGGCATGCCCAACAAAAAGGGCGTAGGCTATGTCGACTACGTGCTGTGGGGAGACAACGGGCTTCCCCTGGCCGTAGTGGAAGCGAAGAAGAGCAAGGTCAATCCGAACGTCGGCCAGCACCAGGCCGAACTGTACGCCGATTGCCTGGAAGCGAAGTTCGGGCAGCGACCGGTGATCTTCTACACCAGCGGCTACACCACGTGGCTGTGGGACGATACCCGCTACCCACCGCGGCAGGTCCAAGGCTTCTATACCCGCGACCAGTTGCAGCTGATGATCAACCGCCGCACGTCGCTAACGGACGTGACGCAGATCAAGGTGAACAAAGCAATCACCGACCGCTATTACCAGGAAGAAGCCCTGCGGCGGATCATGCAGAACTTCGATGATATGTCCCGCAAAGCCCTGGTGGTGATGGCAACCGGTTCCGGCAAGACGCGGGTCAGTATCTCGGCGGTCGACATGCTGCTGCGGGCCAACTGGGTGAAGCGGGTGCTGTTTTTGGCCGACCGCACAGCCCTGTTGAAGCAAGCCCAGAACTCGTTCAATGATA of the Bremerella cremea genome contains:
- a CDS encoding type I restriction-modification system subunit M; the encoded protein is MNPNLSSFIWSVADLLRGDYKQSEYGRVILPFTVLRRLDCVLEGTKEAVLKELAKREASGVNPEPFLLRKAKQLFYNTSPLDLKKLMGDQDNILENLIAYVDAFSPAVRDIFECFDFHTQAQRLEKANLLYLVTEKFANIDLHPEVVPNEQMGHVFEELIRKFAEISNETAGEHFTPREVIRLMVNLLFIEDDQALTKPGIVRSIYDPTAGTGGMLSTAQDHLAEQNPEARLVMYGQELNAESYAICKADMLIKGQDVSHIVHGNTLSEDGLPGQQFDYMLSNPPFGVEWKKIQKEIKKEHEQQGYNGRFGPGLPRVSDGSLLFLLHLISKMRPAQDGGSRFGIVLNGSPLFTGGAGSGESEIRRYVLENDLLEAIIGLPTDMFYNTGISTYVWIVTNRKPQHRQGKVQLIDASGMWQKMRKSLGSKRKELSDDHIDEITRLFGKAQPHSTKDADGHTIPISRIFKNEEFGYHTITVERPERDEAGNVVKETRGKKKGQPKPDTSLRDTEEVPLGQDIEAYFQREVLPHVPDAWIDEEKTKIGYEIPFNRHFYVFKPPRELAEIDAELKEVTDRIVKMIGGLSQ
- a CDS encoding restriction endonuclease subunit S, producing the protein MSSDSWQGDVPSHWRKTSLKYLGEYQNGYAFKPTDWGEIGRPIIRIAQLTSDAAPNLFAGKLDEKLKVEDGDLLFSWSATIDTYIWSSGPSWLNQHIFKVTPSADANKKFLFYLIKHVAPKLADVDAHGSTMRHIKKEDLGERVYVPDIEEQEAIAKFLDAETSKIDALVAEQRRLIELLAEKRQAVISHAVTKGLDPHVRMKPSGIEWLGDVPEHWEVKKIKHSVLSIEQGWSPQCENDPVDSEKQWGVLKVGCVNYGKFNADENKALPTDLEAKPELSIVQGDLLISRANTIELVGSAAVAERDYPNLMLCDKLYRLRLNLNVLLPQFLCHFLTSELAREPIELGASGASPSMKNIAQSVITDLYFAAPDIAEQRRILDSLGSTLSELDHLALQVDQSIALLQERRTALISAAVTGKIDVREFASEETV
- a CDS encoding putative phage abortive infection protein is translated as MTSDQLNDQNRDHEPDWFKYGWQISLVVIAAFVILAGLQFTMIATVQWLFERDDITAFGISGDFFGAINALFSALAFAAIIITLWMQKYELSQQREELEMTRGVMVQQQQEMREQNELLGKQRFETTFFRMLELHGQVVETLRTTDNANFGRSVVDDMVESILRFVYANEGDPGLTVESSISAYEQWYQRNESAIGHYFRTLYNILSFVSDQQIKDEKTYTRLVRAQLSSSELQLLMFNALGRRGRDKFKPLIEKYTILKHLPQDDILDLLRPEFKPTAFESMDNSSNE
- a CDS encoding DUF5655 domain-containing protein, with translation MSDIKLFRTDGQHVTQLEGQSVALEKSLQTLIERHLDVFLGVSFLASEYSTGKTHGGRIDTLGIDENGCPCIIEYKRASNENVINQGLFYLDWLLDHKGEFELLVLKTLGATEADSIEWSGPRLLCIAGSFTKYDSHAVQQINRNIELIRYLRFGEEFLLLDMVNAVQATGSIEDEVVIAPGKPKAKTRDKMVSEQLADASTDLLDLYEQLKATCLSFGDDVQVKVLKLYVAFKRLKNFVTVDGRAASGMLNLYVKVDPQTVDLEEGFTRDVTNIGHWGTGDLEIVLRNQDDLAKALPLLQASYEGS